The genomic region CCGATGATGTTTCTACTGCTGTTGCCACAAATGAAGAACATCTGAATCTTGCAAGTGAGGAAATCAATACATATTTCATCAATAAAAAGAAGGAAAAAGACAGCTGATGGTGTTGGGTATGAAGCCGATACCATCGATCTGTTACGTCAGGATCCAGAGATAATTTGTTTTTGCCTTTCATAAGGAATGATTTTGCTTCGGCAGGATTCAATGGAAGGTAATTGCACTGTGATGTTTTATTTCCATTGAAATCAAAATTGTCTATGAAAAATTGTAATTTGCCAGAAAATCGTGCAAAAAGATCAAGTATGATACATGTGATTTGGGAAATATTGTGATAGTGGGACCAGAAGCCAGCATTGGCTGGTCTTGTTGATTCGTTTTCCAAAAAACAGAGTATGATAGAAAGAAATCAGTGGATTGGTTTAGGTTTCAAAGTTACTTTTGAAACCCGAAATATCAAGGGGTTTATCAGCTTGAAGATTCATGATATTTCCGATTATATGAATTTTACTATAATGGAAAAATTTGATCTATTTAAATTTTAAATATTTTATATACGTAAGTTAGTTTTTATCTTTATAGCTTGTTATATAAAATTCTTATAACATGTATTGACAAGTTAAAGTTTCTTGTTTTAAGGTTATCTCAAGTTTTGGACATGGTGAAAAAGATATATTTTCCAGTTGTACCAAGGACTTTTCAGTTAGTAAATAATCTATTGGATTTGAACCAAAACAAAGACGTTTTGATAAGAGTCAAAGCGCCTTTTTTGTATTTTTATGACAGTACGGAGAGCAACAATCCCATGGACATGAAGAAGATTGCAAATTCCATTTTTTCAATTATTGTAGCTTTACTGTTCGGAGCATTGGTTATCCTTGCTGTGGGACAGCATCCCTTGGAAGTGTATGGCATCATGTTCACTGGTGCCTTCGGCAATATGAGGGCAATAGCCGGAACCTTGGTCAAGACGACTACTATGATTTTTGTCGGACTGAGCTATGGTTTTGCCTTTCGCTGTGGATTGATCAACATTGGCATCGAAGGTCAGCTGTACATGGGCGGATTGTTCTGTGTCTTGGCTGGGACCTACATACATTTGCCTGCCGTACTGCATATACCTCTCTGCCTTTTGGCTGGTTTCCTTGGAGGTGCACTGTGGGGGGGAATCGTCGGTATCCTTCGTGCCAAGTTCCGTGCCAGCGAGATGATTACGACGGTCATGATGAATTACATTGCAATTTATTTCGTTACGATGCTGGTAAACGGCCCCCTGAAGGAAACAAAAGGTACCTTTCCCCAGAGCAACCCGATACTTGCAACGGCGCAATTGCCTATCTTGATCCCGAAGACGCATCTTACTATCGGTTTTTTCATTGCCATATTGTTTCTTGTCCTCTATGCGCTTTACTGGAAACATACTTCATTGGCCTACAAGATGGAGGTCGTCGGTACCAATATGGATGTCGCTGCCTATGCAGGTATTTCAGTCGGGAAAATGATGATGCTTTCAATGTTTATTTCCGGTGGCTTGGGCGGTCTTGCGGGGTGTATGGAGGTCATGGGGGTCCAACATAAGATTATGGAGAGCCTTTCTGCCGGCTATGGTTTTGATGGCATTGCCGTTTCCCTTTTGGGTGGAAACAGCGCATTGGGTATATTTTTCTCTTCACTGTTGTTCGGAACTCTGCGATTCGGAGGAAATGCCATCCAGATGTTTACCAGCATACCGATTGCTGTCATCTATGTCCTGCAGGCGTTGGTTATTCTCATGATCGTCGTTGATGTATTCAGGCAACAGTCAAGGCAGAGGAGTTAGATATATGTTGAGCTTCTTGATTACTACTATCAATTCTTCTACGTCTATCCTGTTGGGAGCACTTGGAATTCTGTTCATGCAACTTGCCGGTGTCCTTAATATCGGAGCAGAAAGCATGATGCTGATCGGAGCTTTTGTCGGTGTACTTGGCTCATCCATGTTCGGGAATGTATGGGGCGGTGTGCTGATGACGGTCGTCTGTGTGGGCATAACAGGCCTTGTATTCGGATTCTGTACCATTATGATGAAAGCAAACCAGGTAGTTGTCGGCGTTGCTTTCAATATCCTTGCAGAAGGGTTGACCACAACGCTGTACAGGGGTGTGTTCGGCATGCAGCAGGGAACCTTGAAAGTGGCCTCATTCGGACGGATAGGACCTTTTTCCCTGCCTGTATACTTCGGTTTTTTCCTTGTCATAGCTTTGACGATCTTTTTTTACAAGACGAAGTTCGGACTGGAGATAAGAGGTGCAGGTGAATATCCGCTTGCCATCGACTCCATGGGCTTGTCTGTAAACAAGATCAGATATATCAGTGTCGTCATCGGTTCCATAATCATAGGCTTGGGCGGAGCATATCTTTCCCTTGGTCAGCTTTCCTTCTTTACGGAGGATATGGTATCGGGACGAGGTTTCATTGCCTTGGCTGCAGTTATATTCGGTCGGTATCTGCCTATCGGGACTTGGCTTGCCGTGCTTGTGTTTGGTATAGGGGAAACACTGGTATATAGGCTTCAGGCAATTAACTGCGGTATTTCCTTACAGCTTATCCTCATGATTCCTTATGTATTGACTGTGGTTATCGTCAGTTTCTTTGGACAGAAGGCCAGTGGGCCTCAGATGCTTGGAATTCCGTTTGATAAGGATGCCCAGTGACACGTGCGTGTCTTGAAAGTGTCCGAATAGGTTAAGGAGAAAAAAATGAAAAAGAACAGTTTGGAAAAATGGATTGTATTGCTGGCAGGCGTAGGATTGGTTGTCAGTATGTTTGCAGGATGCAGCAAGAGCTCTGCAAATGCACAGCAGACGGCCAAGACAGCTGTGGCTGCGGCGCCTGCAACGGCTGCAGAGACCAAGGAAGCAACAGCCACTCAACCGGCAAAGAAAGAAGCCAAGGACCTGAAGGTTGCATTGGTACTTCCTGGAACGGCAAATGACAAAGGCTGGAACCAGGAAGCCTATGACGGGTTGATGGAAATCAAGAAGATGGGGTGCCAGACAGCATGCTCAGAGAAGGTCGCTGCATCGGATTTT from Spirochaetia bacterium harbors:
- a CDS encoding ABC transporter permease; the encoded protein is MDMKKIANSIFSIIVALLFGALVILAVGQHPLEVYGIMFTGAFGNMRAIAGTLVKTTTMIFVGLSYGFAFRCGLINIGIEGQLYMGGLFCVLAGTYIHLPAVLHIPLCLLAGFLGGALWGGIVGILRAKFRASEMITTVMMNYIAIYFVTMLVNGPLKETKGTFPQSNPILATAQLPILIPKTHLTIGFFIAILFLVLYALYWKHTSLAYKMEVVGTNMDVAAYAGISVGKMMMLSMFISGGLGGLAGCMEVMGVQHKIMESLSAGYGFDGIAVSLLGGNSALGIFFSSLLFGTLRFGGNAIQMFTSIPIAVIYVLQALVILMIVVDVFRQQSRQRS
- a CDS encoding ABC transporter permease — protein: MLSFLITTINSSTSILLGALGILFMQLAGVLNIGAESMMLIGAFVGVLGSSMFGNVWGGVLMTVVCVGITGLVFGFCTIMMKANQVVVGVAFNILAEGLTTTLYRGVFGMQQGTLKVASFGRIGPFSLPVYFGFFLVIALTIFFYKTKFGLEIRGAGEYPLAIDSMGLSVNKIRYISVVIGSIIIGLGGAYLSLGQLSFFTEDMVSGRGFIALAAVIFGRYLPIGTWLAVLVFGIGETLVYRLQAINCGISLQLILMIPYVLTVVIVSFFGQKASGPQMLGIPFDKDAQ